taatttctcattttatttgtttttttccattaatcaaaaagataattttttttttatattttatcctttacattaattatttttttctttaaattaaaatgtaaataccatttaatagagatattatgataaattaaatgtgttattaattatttttattaatcaatCTGTCATCTCAATTTGGCACGGATAATTTGATATTGAGAGAGTATAAGTAAACAAGATTTTTTGAGTTATACAACCAACCGTTCAATCATAATATGAAGTATACATCGTTTTTTAAAATGTCTTGATGAGTGTGCcactattttttatatatgaatgattAGCTAGATCATATAGTTGCAAAATACCTTCTCCATTTCAAATTATGCGTTCTAATTGAGATAATATATTACCTAAGAAAATGATTAATAATATGGTTAGTTTATTATAGtacctctattaaatgatgtttatattattttaatttgaagaaaaaataattaatacaaagggtaaaatataattttttttttttgtcttttcttgattaatgaaaaaagacaagtaaaatgaaaaattaaattagaaaatttgaaatgGATAATTTGAGAAGAGGGAGTAGAAAAAGAAAGATCAtatagttgtatatatatatgtaggaaACGCTAGTTTAGTAGGAttcatatatgatatatttatttaattgttatcagattttggaatttttaaatttaacaaatatcataaaatattgtagttaactttttttttaagtcCTCCGTAAGAGTTCTCACTCTTTTTACCCCCATTAGTGATACACAAACAACTTTTATAGTAATACTATTACATAACGTTAAGTTTTTCTATAACATAGCAAGACAACCTTAAAACTTATTTAATTGATTGAACAGCTGGAGTAGCGAACTCTAGGAGCTCTTTGTTACTCTGAAATATTAACATATCAGTTTTAGTCAAAGTGACTATTACATTAATCCCGTCTCCACTTGGGTCATCCAAAAATAGGAAGTGGTTCTTCATTGAATTTCTCGCTAGGGTCACCCTTACGGGCCTACCCCATCCAAAATCGATCGTATATAAACCAAAATTGCAAAAGCTGGTGCAAGAATAAGCATCAAATATACCTTGCTTCATTATGTCTACACCCTGTTTAAGTATTTCAAGTGCATGTGTGGCTAGCTGATTTGTACCCTTATCTTTCAACTCATCTCGAAGGTGTTGTTTCGCCTTTTGTAGTTCAGCAACATAATTGGGTAGTGTTATCTTATCTTCTGTCATTGTTATTGAACCAAAGAGACAAAAAGCATTTCCCATTGTGTTGAGTGGAATTGGTGGGCGTATATTCATTACATGGCTCAATAGAGTTGGTTTGAACACGCCCGATTTCTCCATTGACACAGCAACTCCACATTTATGGAGAAGTGCAGTGGCTACTTCAATACGAGTTGGATTCTGCACTCCTGAATTTGTTGCAACGACATTCTTTAATCTTCGCAAACTAGAGGATGAGAAATTGTACATTCTTGACACATGTCGTTGTGGTTCAGGCACACCATTAGGTATAACTGGAGCATCATCCATTAGTGGAAAGAAAGAAGATGCATTAAACTGAGGAGATGGTTTGAAATCCACCTGTCGAGCTATATCAGCCCAATCATTAAGGAATCTTGAGAAACTATATCCATCAGCAATCTTGTGTGACAGACATGCACTGACTGCTATTCCACCACAATCGAAATGGCTTAATTGAACCACTAGTGGACTTCGGTTCAAGGTACTACCCCAAGGCAAATCTTTTGGGAAGACTACATCTACAACATCATTATTAGGGTGGTTGAGAATTTCAGACATTGGACAACTGATTCGGACATGTAAATACTCAACACCTATGTCGTTGCAATCGACATAGCTATTATTGTCCTTGAATTGTCCTGCGAAGGGATAATAAGAAGATAATACTTTTGAAAGAGATTTTTCAAGAATGTGTGATATTTGATTTATGTCACAATTTTTAGGTATAGAGTAAAAGGAGGCAATTGGGATATAGTGAGGAATATTTGTGTAATCCATCAAAGTGAGATTGAGATGTCTAAATGAAGAAGGAGTGGGAGAGGAAGGCTTAATTATCTTTCTATACACAATTGTTGTTGCTGCCATTTTCAATTTAGCTCTCAAATATGAATATTTTGCACTTCCATATTCACACTTATATAGGGTAGcaaaaatactccctccgtttaatttttatttgtttttactaAAAAATAGAAATCTAACAGTACTTGTTTAGATTGAAAAATAATGGATAATtacttattcttcaaattatttttaaatacataaattaaatatcaattaataggTATAGTATAGTATAGTAAAAATAGTCatgtcaattattttttttttaatgggtgCAACAAGCCGACATGTGACAAGTGAAAGTGAACGGAAGGAGTATTATTCATTATGCAAAATGTTTTTCGAAATgtgaaatttattatattcaaagattgatatggtaaaattacttatattatttattattcttgaGTTGTACGTCAAGCCAAATGTGGACAAGTATTATTGCTAAATGAGAATAGTATTTAATAACATGAGTAAACTAGACACataatgataaattatctttttattttttaaattggaCAAATATCTTACCTTTTATCGTAATTGCTACATGTTATTTAGAGTGTGAAAACGGTTGGCACGGTTTCCAATGTGATCAGAAATGATGTGAGTGAGTTTGTGATTTCTAGAGGATTTAAAAGTCACATATAATTAATTTCGATCAATATTTGGTGTTCTGAGTGTCGGGCGATAATTTGTATAGTTTTATTAGGTCTGAAATGTCAAACATGATTTAGTAGCGGAGTTGGTTCAAATTCGAACAACACACAGGATGCAACAACTAATTTCGTGCTTATATGAGTGATGATCGAGGTACTGACATGCTCTAGGGCAACCAAGCTTGGTTGGCCTAGTGGTTAGCTCACTAGGTCGCTTAAGCAAGTGTTGGGGGTTCGATTCACGCCTTGTGCATGTAGCAACCAATTGACCAGCGGCAAACCCTTAAATGGATCTCAGATCCGC
This is a stretch of genomic DNA from Capsicum annuum cultivar UCD-10X-F1 unplaced genomic scaffold, UCD10Xv1.1 ctg3864, whole genome shotgun sequence. It encodes these proteins:
- the LOC107874718 gene encoding acylsugar acyltransferase 3-like, whose translation is MAATTIVYRKIIKPSSPTPSSFRHLNLTLMDYTNIPHYIPIASFYSIPKNCDINQISHILEKSLSKVLSSYYPFAGQFKDNNSYVDCNDIGVEYLHVRISCPMSEILNHPNNDVVDVVFPKDLPWGSTLNRSPLVVQLSHFDCGGIAVSACLSHKIADGYSFSRFLNDWADIARQVDFKPSPQFNASSFFPLMDDAPVIPNGVPEPQRHVSRMYNFSSSSLRRLKNVVATNSGVQNPTRIEVATALLHKCGVAVSMEKSGVFKPTLLSHVMNIRPPIPLNTMGNAFCLFGSITMTEDKITLPNYVAELQKAKQHLRDELKDKGTNQLATHALEILKQGVDIMKQGIFDAYSCTSFCNFGLYTIDFGWGRPVRVTLARNSMKNHFLFLDDPSGDGINVIVTLTKTDMLIFQSNKELLEFATPAVQSIK